From [Clostridium] symbiosum, a single genomic window includes:
- a CDS encoding acetyl-CoA carboxylase biotin carboxylase subunit, whose protein sequence is MFNKILIANRGEIAVRIIRACREMGIKTVAVYSEADRDALHTFLADEAICIGPAASTESYLDMERIISATVAMKADAIHPGFGFLSENARFAELCEKCNIKFIGPSAEIIHKMGNKSEARKTMMEAGVPVVPGSKEPVFTAEEGLKLAEAIGFPVMIKASSGGGGKGMRISRGADDFEANFNQAQMESVKGFSDDTMYIEKYIEQPRHIEFQILADSYGNVVHLGERDCSIQRRHQKVLEESPSVAISADLRKRMGETAIKAAEAVGYVNAGTIEFLLDKSKEFYFMEMNTRIQVEHPVTEAVTDMDLIKEQIKIAAGEKLSFTQEDVVIRGHAIECRINAENPEKNFMPCPGRITNVHVPGGRGVRIDTAIYNDYMVPPNYDSMLLKLIVYDKDRESAIAKMRSALGELIIEGIETNLDFQYEIMSSEAYQSGEVDTDFIPRYFPQYCK, encoded by the coding sequence ATGTTTAATAAGATTTTGATCGCAAACCGGGGAGAGATCGCAGTTCGGATCATCCGGGCCTGCAGGGAAATGGGAATAAAAACGGTAGCCGTTTATTCGGAAGCCGACAGGGATGCGCTCCATACGTTTCTGGCCGACGAGGCCATCTGTATCGGGCCGGCTGCATCTACGGAAAGCTATCTGGATATGGAGAGAATTATCTCCGCCACCGTGGCGATGAAAGCGGATGCGATTCATCCGGGTTTTGGTTTTCTCTCTGAGAATGCCCGCTTTGCAGAGCTATGCGAAAAGTGCAATATTAAATTTATCGGGCCGTCCGCAGAGATTATCCATAAGATGGGCAACAAGTCGGAAGCCAGAAAGACCATGATGGAGGCCGGAGTTCCGGTTGTTCCGGGCAGCAAGGAGCCTGTTTTTACGGCGGAGGAAGGGCTTAAGCTGGCAGAGGCCATCGGTTTTCCTGTTATGATCAAGGCGTCCTCCGGAGGAGGCGGAAAGGGAATGAGAATTTCCCGGGGAGCCGATGATTTTGAGGCCAACTTTAACCAGGCCCAGATGGAATCCGTCAAAGGTTTTTCAGACGACACCATGTACATCGAAAAATATATTGAACAGCCAAGGCATATCGAGTTCCAGATTCTGGCCGATTCATACGGCAATGTGGTCCACCTGGGCGAGCGCGACTGCTCGATCCAGAGAAGACATCAAAAGGTATTGGAAGAATCACCTTCCGTCGCCATCTCGGCCGACTTGAGGAAACGGATGGGTGAAACCGCAATCAAAGCGGCGGAGGCCGTAGGCTACGTCAATGCGGGAACCATTGAATTCCTGCTTGATAAGAGCAAAGAGTTTTATTTTATGGAAATGAACACCCGCATCCAGGTGGAGCATCCGGTCACGGAAGCGGTCACAGATATGGATTTGATAAAGGAACAGATTAAAATAGCGGCGGGAGAGAAGCTTTCCTTCACTCAGGAAGACGTGGTCATCCGGGGCCATGCCATCGAATGCCGGATTAATGCGGAAAATCCTGAAAAGAATTTCATGCCGTGTCCGGGGCGCATTACCAACGTCCATGTGCCGGGAGGAAGAGGAGTCAGGATTGACACCGCCATTTACAATGATTACATGGTTCCGCCGAACTATGATTCCATGCTCTTAAAGCTTATCGTTTACGATAAAGACAGGGAGTCCGCCATTGCCAAGATGCGCAGCGCCCTCGGCGAGCTGATCATCGAGGGAATCGAGACCAACCTGGATTTTCAGTATGAAATCATGAGCAGTGAGGCCTACCAGAGCGGGGAGGTTGACACGGACTTTATTCCGCGTTATTTCCCTCAGTACTGTAAATAG
- the fabZ gene encoding 3-hydroxyacyl-ACP dehydratase FabZ, whose product MLGIKEIQEIIPHRHPFLLIDCIEEVTPGEGAVGYKSVTYNEPFFAGHFPQEPVMPGVLIVEALAQVGAVAILSQEENKGKVAYFGAINSAKFKKKVIPGDKLKLECHIIKRKGPVGIGSATATVDGKVAVAAELTFMIG is encoded by the coding sequence ATGTTAGGAATCAAAGAAATCCAGGAAATCATTCCTCACCGTCATCCGTTCCTCCTCATCGACTGTATTGAGGAAGTGACACCGGGTGAAGGCGCGGTAGGATATAAATCAGTGACTTACAATGAGCCGTTTTTTGCAGGCCATTTTCCGCAGGAACCGGTTATGCCGGGCGTACTGATCGTGGAGGCGCTGGCACAGGTCGGTGCGGTGGCTATCTTAAGCCAGGAAGAGAATAAGGGCAAGGTCGCTTATTTTGGGGCGATCAACAGTGCGAAATTTAAGAAAAAGGTAATTCCGGGCGATAAGCTTAAGCTGGAATGCCATATTATCAAGCGCAAAGGGCCGGTGGGAATCGGCAGCGCAACCGCAACGGTGGACGGCAAGGTTGCCGTTGCAGCGGAATTAACATTTATGATTGGATAG
- the accB gene encoding acetyl-CoA carboxylase biotin carboxyl carrier protein, which yields MEINDIIKLIEAVSEHGLTSFVLEENGSKISMKKEKEIVTVSAPAVQTVMAPGTAMSQDAALAGLAVQPVFSAAEAVQGTGAAAEPGSIGSDKIVTSPLVGTFYNSPSPEAGAFVSVGDTVKKGQVLGIIEAMKLMNEIESEYDGIVEAVLVDNEEVVEYGQPLFRIK from the coding sequence ATGGAAATAAATGATATTATAAAGTTAATCGAGGCAGTTTCCGAACACGGCCTTACGAGCTTTGTCCTGGAGGAGAACGGTTCCAAAATCTCCATGAAAAAAGAAAAAGAGATTGTCACCGTTTCAGCTCCTGCAGTCCAGACCGTAATGGCACCCGGAACGGCCATGTCCCAGGATGCAGCGCTGGCCGGCCTTGCGGTACAGCCTGTATTTTCAGCCGCCGAGGCCGTTCAGGGTACTGGCGCCGCAGCCGAGCCGGGTTCCATCGGTTCCGATAAGATTGTGACATCCCCGCTTGTGGGAACGTTCTACAATTCACCGTCACCCGAGGCAGGAGCATTTGTCAGCGTAGGTGATACAGTGAAGAAGGGCCAGGTACTCGGAATCATCGAAGCAATGAAGCTGATGAATGAGATCGAGAGTGAATATGACGGCATTGTGGAAGCGGTTCTCGTAGACAATGAAGAAGTTGTGGAGTACGGCCAGCCATTGTTCAGGATTAAATAA
- the fabF gene encoding beta-ketoacyl-ACP synthase II: MSNMTRVVVTGMGAITPIGNDVESFWEGLKEKKIGFGPITYFDTADYKAKVAAQVKDFNAKDYMDPKAARRMETFSQYAVAAASQAIKQAGLNMEKEDPYKVGISIGSGIGSLQAIEREYTKLQTKGPGRVNPLLVPLMISNMATGNVSIQFGLKGKSINVVTACATGTHSIGEAYRSIQHGEADVMVAGGAEACITPLGVAGFTALTALSSNEDPQTASRPFDKDRDGFVMGEGSGVVVLESLEHAQKRGAVILAELVGYGSTSDAFHITSPAEDGSGAAKAMEFAMNDAGIKPEQIDYVNAHGTSTHHNDLFETMAIKLALGEHAYKVKVNSTKSMVGHLLGAAGGVEFITCVKSVMENYVHATAGLKEADEGCDLDYTMGEGVSMDVNYAISNSLGFGGHNASLIVKKFEA; this comes from the coding sequence ATGAGCAATATGACAAGAGTAGTTGTAACAGGAATGGGTGCCATCACCCCAATCGGTAATGATGTGGAGTCCTTCTGGGAAGGGCTGAAAGAGAAGAAAATCGGCTTTGGGCCAATCACATATTTTGACACGGCGGATTATAAGGCAAAGGTAGCCGCCCAGGTAAAGGATTTCAATGCGAAAGACTATATGGACCCAAAGGCGGCCAGGAGAATGGAAACTTTTTCCCAGTATGCGGTAGCGGCGGCCTCACAGGCAATTAAACAGGCCGGACTGAATATGGAAAAAGAGGATCCGTATAAGGTGGGTATCAGCATCGGCTCCGGTATCGGCAGCCTTCAGGCGATAGAGAGGGAATATACAAAACTTCAGACCAAGGGTCCGGGACGCGTAAACCCGCTTCTCGTTCCGCTTATGATCAGTAACATGGCGACAGGCAATGTTTCCATCCAGTTCGGGTTAAAGGGCAAGAGCATCAACGTGGTAACTGCCTGTGCAACGGGAACACACTCCATCGGTGAGGCGTACCGCTCTATCCAGCATGGCGAGGCCGATGTGATGGTGGCAGGCGGCGCCGAGGCCTGTATCACACCTCTTGGCGTTGCGGGATTTACCGCTCTGACCGCTCTCTCCTCCAATGAGGATCCGCAGACGGCATCCAGACCGTTTGACAAAGACCGCGACGGTTTTGTCATGGGAGAAGGCTCCGGCGTGGTAGTTCTGGAATCACTGGAACATGCGCAGAAGAGAGGGGCGGTGATTCTGGCCGAGTTGGTCGGATACGGTTCCACCAGCGATGCATTCCATATCACTTCCCCTGCAGAGGACGGAAGCGGCGCTGCGAAGGCAATGGAATTTGCAATGAATGACGCAGGCATTAAACCGGAGCAGATCGATTACGTCAATGCTCACGGAACAAGCACCCACCACAATGATCTTTTTGAGACAATGGCCATCAAGCTGGCGCTCGGCGAACATGCATATAAAGTAAAAGTGAATTCTACCAAATCCATGGTCGGCCATCTTCTGGGTGCGGCAGGCGGAGTGGAATTCATCACCTGCGTGAAATCCGTTATGGAGAATTACGTCCACGCGACGGCCGGTTTAAAAGAAGCTGACGAGGGCTGCGACCTGGATTACACTATGGGAGAGGGCGTATCGATGGATGTCAATTACGCCATCAGCAACTCCCTGGGCTTCGGCGGTCATAACGCCAGCCTGATTGTAAAGAAATTTGAGGCATAG
- the fabG gene encoding 3-oxoacyl-[acyl-carrier-protein] reductase, giving the protein MLNGKIAVVTGASRGIGRQIALTMAKEGAAVIVNYNGSAAKAEEVVKEICEAGGQAEAVQCNVSDYAKAEEFLKYVIGKYKRIDILVNNAGITKDNLLMKMSEEEFDSVIDINLKGAFNCVKHVSRQMLKQKGGRIINISSVSGVMGNAGQANYCASKAGVIGLTKSVARELGSRGITVNAIAPGFIETEMTDVLPDSVKETMGAQIPLKKFGKTEDVANMAAFLASDKAGYITGQVICVDGGMAM; this is encoded by the coding sequence ATGTTAAACGGTAAAATTGCAGTTGTGACGGGCGCCAGCCGCGGGATCGGCAGACAGATTGCCCTGACCATGGCAAAAGAAGGCGCAGCCGTAATTGTTAATTATAACGGCTCCGCTGCGAAGGCAGAGGAAGTGGTAAAGGAAATCTGTGAGGCAGGAGGCCAGGCGGAGGCGGTTCAGTGCAACGTGTCCGACTACGCAAAGGCGGAGGAATTCCTCAAATATGTCATTGGAAAATATAAGAGAATCGATATTCTGGTAAACAATGCGGGAATCACAAAAGATAACCTGCTGATGAAGATGAGTGAAGAAGAATTTGATTCTGTGATTGATATCAACTTAAAGGGCGCATTTAACTGTGTGAAACATGTGTCCCGTCAGATGTTAAAGCAGAAGGGCGGACGCATTATCAATATTTCTTCCGTATCGGGCGTAATGGGCAATGCGGGCCAGGCAAATTACTGCGCATCCAAGGCAGGCGTGATTGGGCTTACAAAGTCGGTGGCGCGCGAGCTGGGAAGCCGCGGCATTACGGTCAATGCGATTGCGCCGGGATTTATTGAAACAGAGATGACGGATGTACTCCCGGACAGTGTGAAAGAGACAATGGGAGCTCAGATTCCGTTAAAAAAATTCGGAAAAACAGAGGATGTGGCGAATATGGCGGCGTTTCTGGCATCCGATAAGGCGGGATACATTACAGGCCAGGTTATCTGCGTAGACGGCGGAATGGCAATGTAG
- the fabD gene encoding ACP S-malonyltransferase, which produces MSKIAFIFPGQGAQACGMGQDFYEQTNDAKEIFDRASEILGFSMQELCFEKNDRLDITEYTQPAMVTASIAMMKVFMERTGIKPDVAAGLSLGEYPAMVAAGVMSTEDAIRTVRQRGILMQEAVPAGVGAMSAVLAMDAEKIEEVIADISGVQIANYNCPGQIVISGKKEAVEEAAEKLKAAGAKRVLPLNVSGPFHSYLLEEAGEKLYGVLKEVEVHTPAIPYVANVTAEYVTDSRDVKTLLKKQVSSSVRWEQSIRKMLEDGVDTFIEIGPGRTLTGFMKKIDRNVKAMNIEKLEDIEKVKEALGC; this is translated from the coding sequence ATGAGCAAAATTGCATTTATTTTCCCGGGACAGGGAGCGCAGGCCTGTGGTATGGGTCAGGATTTTTATGAGCAGACGAACGACGCAAAAGAGATTTTTGACAGGGCATCCGAAATACTCGGATTTTCCATGCAGGAGCTCTGCTTTGAAAAAAATGACAGATTGGATATCACGGAGTACACACAGCCGGCTATGGTTACGGCCAGCATCGCTATGATGAAGGTTTTCATGGAGCGGACGGGGATCAAACCCGATGTGGCGGCCGGTTTAAGTCTGGGAGAATACCCTGCAATGGTAGCGGCAGGCGTTATGTCAACTGAAGACGCAATCCGGACAGTAAGGCAGAGAGGAATCCTGATGCAGGAGGCGGTTCCGGCGGGAGTCGGGGCTATGTCTGCCGTACTGGCCATGGATGCGGAGAAGATTGAAGAAGTGATTGCCGATATCAGCGGCGTTCAGATTGCCAACTACAACTGCCCGGGCCAGATTGTAATATCCGGTAAAAAAGAGGCGGTTGAAGAAGCGGCGGAAAAATTAAAAGCGGCTGGAGCCAAGAGGGTTCTTCCGTTAAATGTAAGCGGTCCGTTCCACTCCTATCTGCTGGAAGAAGCAGGGGAGAAGTTATACGGAGTGCTTAAAGAGGTGGAAGTACATACGCCGGCTATCCCTTATGTGGCCAATGTGACGGCGGAATACGTCACGGACAGCCGGGATGTGAAAACGCTCCTTAAGAAACAGGTATCCTCATCGGTGCGCTGGGAACAGAGTATCAGAAAGATGCTGGAAGACGGAGTGGATACATTTATAGAGATTGGGCCGGGCAGGACATTGACCGGTTTCATGAAGAAAATCGACAGAAACGTGAAAGCGATGAATATAGAAAAACTGGAAGACATTGAGAAGGTAAAGGAGGCGTTAGGATGTTAA